One Eurosta solidaginis isolate ZX-2024a chromosome 5, ASM4086904v1, whole genome shotgun sequence DNA segment encodes these proteins:
- the LOC137252557 gene encoding uncharacterized protein isoform X1: MADENWNLRSTGARQRISDEEIRAILNASESSNDLFSGDDDVDIDMDYIPEVESDHGDYEDIGEGEDFENDIEISGNQSNFQSKSKDIVWHTTPSPYSLSRSLSENIIHGCMGVTSYAIHRISNITDSSNICFTSAMKQVMIKFTNMEGKRVYKDSYVEFVVAELDAYLGVLLLIVAGQRNRVILIVDYHNI, encoded by the exons ATGGCGGATGAAAATTGGAATTTGAGGTCAACAGGTGCAAGG CAACGCATCAGTGACGAAGAAATTCGTGCTATTCTGAATGCATCTGAATCCAGCAATGACTTATTTAGCGGCGACGACGACGTTGATATCGATATGGATTATATACCTGAAGTGGAAAGCGATCATGGTGATTATGAGGATATTGGCGAAGGTGAAGATTTTGAAAACGATATTGAAATTTCTGGAAATCAGTCTAACTTTCAAAGCAAAAGCAAAGATATTGTATGGCACACTACCCCTTCACCATATTCACTGTCTAGATCGCTCTCAGAAAACATAATCCATGGCTGCATGGGAGTCACTTCCTATGCAATCCACAGAATAAGTAATATTACAGATTCATCCAATATCTGTTTTACTAGCGCAATGAAGCAGGTTATGATCAAGTTTACAAATATGGAAGGGAAAAGGGTGTATAAAGATAGCTACGTTGAATTTGTAGTGGCAGAATTAGATGCATATTTGGGAGTTTTACTTCTGattg ttgctggacagcgaaatcgagtcattttaatcgtagattaccataatatataa
- the LOC137252557 gene encoding uncharacterized protein isoform X2 produces MADENWNLRSTGARQRISDEEIRAILNASESSNDLFSGDDDVDIDMDYIPEVESDHGDYEDIGEVAGQRNRVILIVDYHNI; encoded by the exons ATGGCGGATGAAAATTGGAATTTGAGGTCAACAGGTGCAAGG CAACGCATCAGTGACGAAGAAATTCGTGCTATTCTGAATGCATCTGAATCCAGCAATGACTTATTTAGCGGCGACGACGACGTTGATATCGATATGGATTATATACCTGAAGTGGAAAGCGATCATGGTGATTATGAGGATATTGGCGAAG ttgctggacagcgaaatcgagtcattttaatcgtagattaccataatatataa